A genomic segment from Candidatus Leptovillus gracilis encodes:
- a CDS encoding glycoside hydrolase family 3 C-terminal domain-containing protein, producing the protein MTLEEKAALCTGASAWTTTPVKRLNLPELFVSDGPHGIRRVADIHALTSKSLPATCFPTASSLAATWDVDLLFEMGQALAEEAIALGVDVILGPGVNMKRSPLCGRNFEYFSEDPYQAGAMAAGLIKGIQSKGVGTSLKHYAANNQEFERFSINAEVDERALREIYLAAFETAVTQSQPWTVMCSYNKINGTYGSEQTYLLSDILKKEWGFQGFVVSDWGAVHDRVAALKAGLDLEMPGPKQTRVNAVIEAVRNGELDEAVLDEAARRIARVALCAAQTPKGGGFDAAAHHTLARKVAAEGMVLLKNNGLLPLQNPQHVAVIGRAAQQAHFQGGGSSHINPTQVDVPFSELQKLAGNAELSFATGYPEDNSLDQGLVDKAVTIAQAADVALLYIALPSFKESEGYDRADLDLTAQQVALIQAVTAVQPHTVVILNNGAPVVMGDWLDGAAAVLEAWMMGQAGGGAIADILFGRVNPSGKLTETYPLRLADTPAYLNFPGENGVVRYGEGLFIGYRYYDAKETPVLFPFGYGLSYTTFAYSNLQLSADSFKDVAGLTVSVDVTNTGPVAGKEIVQLYVHDQASRLIRPYKELKGFTKVSLRPGETQTVSITLDSRAFAYYDPAYQQWITEDGQFDILVGASAADIRCQATVTLQSTLQLPSILHAESTIRAWFDDPLGKQILQPMFHELTSNGGPFSADDSGSDAIGMDVLSFLMDLPLRSFLHFQEGSLTQPADDIADMLLEQVHGVKR; encoded by the coding sequence ATGACTTTAGAAGAAAAAGCGGCGCTCTGTACCGGAGCCAGCGCCTGGACAACAACCCCGGTAAAACGGCTCAACCTGCCGGAACTGTTCGTCTCCGATGGCCCACACGGCATTCGCCGCGTCGCCGACATTCATGCGCTGACGAGTAAAAGCCTGCCCGCCACCTGTTTCCCCACTGCCTCCAGTCTGGCCGCCACCTGGGACGTGGATTTGTTGTTTGAAATGGGGCAGGCGTTGGCCGAAGAAGCCATTGCCCTGGGCGTGGATGTCATCCTCGGTCCCGGCGTCAACATGAAACGCTCGCCCCTGTGCGGCCGTAACTTCGAGTATTTTTCCGAAGACCCGTACCAGGCTGGGGCGATGGCCGCCGGTCTGATCAAAGGCATTCAGAGTAAGGGCGTGGGTACGTCGCTGAAGCATTACGCGGCCAACAACCAGGAATTTGAGCGCTTTTCGATCAACGCCGAGGTGGACGAACGCGCTTTGCGCGAGATTTATTTGGCGGCGTTTGAAACAGCCGTTACCCAATCCCAACCCTGGACCGTCATGTGTTCCTACAACAAAATCAACGGAACCTACGGCTCCGAACAAACCTACCTGCTCAGCGACATCCTCAAAAAAGAGTGGGGCTTCCAGGGCTTCGTCGTCTCCGACTGGGGCGCCGTCCACGACCGGGTCGCCGCCCTCAAAGCAGGGTTAGACCTGGAAATGCCCGGCCCCAAGCAGACGCGGGTCAATGCTGTCATCGAAGCGGTGCGCAACGGCGAACTGGACGAAGCGGTGCTGGATGAAGCCGCGCGACGCATCGCGCGCGTCGCCCTGTGCGCCGCGCAAACACCCAAAGGGGGCGGCTTTGACGCCGCCGCCCACCACACCCTGGCGCGCAAAGTGGCCGCCGAGGGCATGGTTCTCCTCAAGAACAACGGCCTGCTCCCCTTGCAAAACCCGCAGCACGTCGCCGTCATTGGCCGCGCCGCGCAACAAGCCCACTTCCAGGGCGGCGGCAGCTCACACATCAATCCCACCCAGGTAGACGTGCCGTTCAGCGAACTGCAAAAGCTGGCCGGGAACGCCGAATTGAGCTTTGCCACGGGGTATCCTGAAGACAACAGCCTGGACCAGGGCCTGGTTGACAAAGCCGTCACCATCGCCCAGGCCGCTGACGTGGCCTTGCTCTACATCGCCCTGCCTTCCTTCAAAGAGTCGGAAGGGTATGACCGGGCGGACCTGGACTTGACGGCGCAGCAGGTGGCTTTGATTCAGGCCGTAACGGCCGTTCAACCCCACACCGTCGTCATCCTCAACAACGGCGCGCCGGTAGTCATGGGCGATTGGCTTGATGGCGCAGCCGCCGTGTTGGAAGCGTGGATGATGGGTCAGGCTGGCGGCGGGGCCATTGCCGACATCTTGTTTGGCCGCGTCAATCCTTCTGGGAAACTAACCGAAACCTACCCGCTGCGTCTGGCAGACACCCCGGCCTACCTCAACTTCCCCGGCGAAAACGGCGTGGTGCGCTACGGCGAAGGGCTGTTCATCGGCTACCGCTACTACGACGCCAAAGAGACGCCAGTGCTGTTCCCCTTCGGCTACGGGTTGAGCTACACCACTTTTGCCTACAGCAATTTGCAGCTTTCGGCCGACAGCTTCAAAGACGTGGCCGGTCTGACGGTGTCGGTAGATGTGACCAACACCGGCCCGGTGGCCGGCAAGGAAATTGTGCAGTTATACGTGCATGATCAAGCGTCGCGGTTGATACGGCCGTACAAAGAACTCAAAGGCTTCACCAAAGTGTCGCTCCGGCCGGGCGAAACCCAAACCGTCTCCATCACCCTCGATTCCCGCGCCTTTGCCTACTACGACCCCGCCTACCAACAATGGATCACCGAAGATGGTCAGTTCGACATCCTCGTTGGCGCATCGGCGGCCGACATTCGCTGCCAGGCCACCGTCACCCTGCAATCCACCTTGCAGCTGCCATCCATTTTGCACGCCGAATCCACCATCCGCGCCTGGTTCGACGACCCCCTCGGCAAACAAATCCTCCAGCCAATGTTCCACGAATTAACATCCAATGGCGGTCCCTTCAGCGCTGATGACTCTGGCAGCGATGCTATTGGCATGGATGTGCTTAGTTTTCTGATGGACTTGCCCCTGCGCAGTTTCCTCCACTTCCAGGAAGGCTCGCTCACGCAGCCCGCCGACGACATCGCCGACATGCTGCTGGAGCAGGTGCATGGGGTGAAGCGCTAA
- a CDS encoding glycoside hydrolase family 1 protein: protein MTNEFPQGFLWGTATAAHQVEGNNTNSDFWVMEHLPNTVFAEPSGDAIDHYHRYPEDMALLAELGFNSYRFSVEWARVEPEDGRFSTAALDHYRRMLAACHAHGLKPIVTYHHFTSPRWLISQGGWQNGATAVKFGRYAQKVTEHLGDLIEAVCTINEVNIPRMAALLWMAGGLDETFIQRAAQALHTTPEQFAPFMFAGTSQGRAVILAAHQQARAAIKAERPSLPVGLTIAMADMQALPGGEAVRDQMRWELQDVFLEAAREDDFVGVQTYTRERYGPEGPFGPEEGVELTQMGYEFWPEAIGATLRRAHEVTGLPLMVTENGIGTKDDGRRLAYYQAALRSVHTCLQEGLDVRGYFAWSAYDNFEWMLGYQPTFGIIAVDRATQRRTIKPSARWLSEVAQANRLI, encoded by the coding sequence ATGACCAATGAATTTCCGCAAGGTTTTTTATGGGGCACAGCCACGGCCGCCCATCAGGTGGAGGGCAACAACACCAACAGCGATTTCTGGGTGATGGAACACCTGCCGAACACCGTTTTCGCCGAGCCGTCGGGCGACGCCATTGACCATTATCACCGCTACCCGGAAGATATGGCGCTGTTGGCCGAGTTGGGTTTCAACAGCTACCGCTTTTCGGTGGAATGGGCGCGGGTGGAACCGGAAGACGGCCGTTTCTCCACCGCCGCCCTGGACCACTACCGCCGCATGTTGGCAGCGTGCCACGCGCACGGCCTCAAACCAATCGTCACCTACCATCATTTCACTTCGCCGCGCTGGCTGATCAGCCAGGGGGGATGGCAGAATGGGGCAACGGCCGTTAAATTCGGCCGTTACGCCCAAAAAGTCACCGAACATCTGGGCGACCTCATCGAAGCGGTCTGCACCATCAACGAAGTCAACATCCCGCGTATGGCGGCTTTGCTGTGGATGGCCGGCGGCCTCGATGAAACCTTCATCCAGCGGGCGGCTCAGGCGCTGCATACCACGCCAGAGCAATTTGCGCCCTTCATGTTTGCCGGAACAAGCCAGGGACGCGCAGTGATCCTGGCAGCCCACCAGCAGGCGCGGGCGGCGATTAAGGCGGAACGGCCGTCGCTGCCCGTCGGCCTGACCATTGCCATGGCTGATATGCAGGCTTTGCCCGGCGGCGAAGCCGTGCGTGACCAGATGCGTTGGGAACTGCAAGATGTCTTCCTGGAAGCAGCCCGCGAAGATGATTTTGTCGGCGTGCAAACCTACACCCGCGAGCGGTACGGCCCGGAAGGCCCCTTCGGCCCGGAAGAAGGGGTGGAATTGACGCAAATGGGCTACGAATTCTGGCCCGAAGCCATCGGCGCAACCCTACGCCGCGCCCACGAAGTAACCGGCCTGCCCCTGATGGTGACGGAAAACGGCATTGGCACGAAGGATGACGGCCGTCGCCTGGCTTACTACCAGGCAGCCCTGCGCAGCGTACACACCTGTTTGCAAGAGGGGCTGGACGTGCGCGGTTATTTTGCCTGGTCGGCTTATGACAACTTTGAATGGATGCTCGGCTACCAGCCAACTTTTGGCATCATTGCCGTGGACCGCGCCACCCAACGGCGGACCATCAAACCCAGTGCGCGTTGGTTAAGCGAAGTGGCCCAGGCCAACCGGCTTATCTGA